The proteins below come from a single Microbulbifer sp. Q7 genomic window:
- a CDS encoding ABC transporter ATP-binding protein produces the protein MIELRNLTKSFRTPAGRKVLFRDVNAVFPEGKNIGILGRNGAGKSTLLRIMGGIDYPDSGRVITDQRISWPMGLSGGFQGSMTGRENATFVCGIHGIWGSAKRQVLERVQEFAEIGDYFDAPVKSYSSGMRSRLAFGLSIAVDFDYYLVDEVMSVGDAHFKHKCEQVIAEKRKTANFIIVAHSMPILKKNCDVGIYLGPSGLQIFDTVQEAISVYQQGIPKPANAATGA, from the coding sequence ATGATCGAGTTGCGCAATCTCACCAAGTCATTCCGCACACCGGCCGGCCGCAAGGTCTTGTTCCGCGATGTGAATGCGGTTTTTCCGGAAGGCAAGAACATCGGCATACTTGGGCGCAATGGCGCTGGCAAGTCCACGTTGCTGCGGATTATGGGCGGCATCGACTACCCGGATTCAGGGCGCGTGATTACCGACCAGCGCATTTCCTGGCCCATGGGGCTGTCTGGCGGCTTTCAGGGCAGTATGACCGGGCGCGAAAACGCGACGTTTGTCTGCGGCATTCATGGCATCTGGGGCAGTGCCAAAAGGCAAGTGCTCGAGCGGGTGCAGGAATTTGCGGAGATCGGTGACTACTTCGACGCGCCGGTAAAAAGTTATTCCTCCGGCATGCGCTCGCGGCTTGCCTTTGGCCTGAGCATTGCAGTGGATTTCGACTATTACCTGGTGGATGAGGTGATGTCGGTGGGGGATGCGCACTTCAAGCACAAGTGCGAGCAGGTTATCGCGGAAAAGCGCAAAACCGCCAACTTCATTATTGTGGCTCACAGTATGCCTATCTTGAAGAAAAACTGTGACGTGGGGATTTATCTTGGCCCTTCCGGACTGCAGATTTTCGACACCGTACAAGAGGCGATTTCCGTTTACCAACAGGGAATACCCAAGCCCGCAAACGCCGCAACGGGCGCATAA
- a CDS encoding ABC transporter permease has protein sequence MHPAHNRSPWQIQRDVIHALLIREMKTRFGKWRLGYAWVLLEPAMHIMLLAAIFSFMGREFYPGIPTMLFMLAGIAPFIFFSNCFSKGVAAVESNRGLFNYRQLRPFDAVLTRVLLEFAIYLVSLFALLVILAWFGVTARFNDFLLLVGINLLFFCFCLGISLTMCVVGTKFPEAAKFAPMIVRPLYFISGVFFSLEQVPQEYHGYLSWNPLLHMIELTREGLFASYHGMFADLPYLATSSLVMLAFGLLVYRSQWRDMVRSQ, from the coding sequence AGACCCGCTTTGGCAAGTGGCGTCTAGGCTATGCGTGGGTGTTGCTGGAGCCAGCCATGCACATCATGCTGCTGGCGGCCATTTTCAGTTTCATGGGACGGGAGTTCTACCCGGGCATTCCCACCATGCTATTTATGCTGGCCGGAATCGCGCCCTTTATATTCTTCAGTAATTGCTTCAGCAAGGGCGTCGCGGCTGTAGAATCCAACCGAGGCCTGTTCAATTACCGTCAGTTGCGCCCGTTTGATGCGGTACTTACGCGGGTGCTACTGGAATTCGCCATTTACCTGGTCAGCCTTTTTGCGCTGCTGGTTATTCTCGCCTGGTTCGGCGTTACCGCGCGCTTCAACGATTTCCTGCTGCTCGTTGGTATCAACCTGCTGTTTTTCTGCTTCTGCCTGGGGATCAGTCTCACTATGTGTGTGGTGGGTACAAAATTTCCCGAGGCCGCCAAGTTTGCCCCGATGATCGTGCGCCCGCTGTACTTTATCTCCGGAGTGTTTTTCTCCCTGGAGCAGGTGCCGCAGGAGTATCACGGCTACCTCTCCTGGAACCCGTTGCTGCACATGATCGAGCTGACTCGTGAAGGGCTGTTCGCCAGCTACCACGGCATGTTTGCCGATCTGCCGTACCTGGCGACCAGTTCACTGGTCATGCTCGCATTTGGTCTTCTGGTCTACCGCAGCCAGTGGCGAGACATGGTGCGCAGCCAATGA